Proteins from one Patagioenas fasciata isolate bPatFas1 chromosome 6, bPatFas1.hap1, whole genome shotgun sequence genomic window:
- the TNR gene encoding tenascin-R: MGTDSENPVLRNVLISFNLLLLGAVLKPFECRLEVTTEPAERPVVDEEGGLANCSPPIKEQPMVFHHIYNINIPLDSCCSSMFKSSAEEVSSEDDRLAEYAEQTSDSESQVTFTHRINLPKHACKCSTSLPSLQELLSRIEMLEREVSMLRDQCNSNCCQENAATGQLDYTPQCSGHGNFSLESCSCICMEGWAGSNCSEPRCPRGCSSRGVCLEGQCICDNDYGGEDCSQLRCPAGCGSHGLCVDGECICEEGFAGEDCSQLRCPRDCSGKGQCVNGTCVCQEGYAGEDCGWLHCPNACSGRGLCQDGLCVCEDGYEGQDCSAVAPPENLRVTGISESSIELTWDSPGAATEYVVSYQPAGPGGTQLQQRVPGDWSSITITELEPGVAYNISIYAVISNVLSIPVTSKVMTNLATPQGLKFKTITETTAEVQWEPFSFPFDGWEISFIPKNNEGGMIAQLPSTVTTFNQTGLKPGEEYTVTVVALKEQARSPPTSDSVSTLIDGPTQILVRDVSDTVAFVEWTPPRARVDAILLKYGLADGEGGRTTFRLQPPLSQYSLQALRPGARYHLAVSAIRGANESRPALAQFTTEIDAPKNLRVGSRTPASLELAWDNSEAEAHSYRVVYSTLAGEHYHEVLVPRDTGPTTRATLADLVPGTEYGIGISAVMDSQQSVPATMNARTELDSPRDLLVTASTETSISLTWTKAAGPIDHYRITFTPSSGMASEVTVPRDKSQFTLSELEPGTEYTISIIAERGRQQSLEATVDAFTGVRPITQLHFSQLTSSSVNVTWSDPSPPADRLVLTYSPRHQEEEQQLTLDGTRRHASLTGLQPSTEYLVSLVAMHGAISSEPIVGSITTGIDAPKDLRVGNVTQESMMVYWSPPIATFDHYRISYRAAEGKTDSTAIPSDATEYILHHLQPATKYEIEVKSVRGREESEMASITVYTAMDAPLGVTATNITPTEALLQWNPPLSDVESYILILTRHAVAGETILVDGVNQEYQLTNLMPSTTYTVSMYATNGPLTSQTISTNFTTLLDPPANLTASEVTRRSALLSWVPPVGEIENYIMTYRSTDGSRKELIVDAEDTWIRLEGLSETTEYTVRLQAAQNALRSGFISTTFTTGGRVFANPQDCAQHLMNGDTLSGVYTISINGDLGQRVQVYCDMTTDGGGWIVFQRRQNGLTDFFRKWADYRIGFGNLEDEFWLGLDNIHKITSQGRYELRIDMRDGQEAAYAYYDKFSIGDARSLYKLRIGDYNGTSGDSLTYHQGRPFSTKDRDNDVAVTNCAMSYKGAWWYKNCHRTNLNGKYGESRHSQGINWYHWKGHEFSIPFVEMKMRPYNHRNISGRKRRSLQL, from the exons ATGGGGACTGACAGTGAAAACCCTGTCCTGAGGAATGTGCTCATCAGCTTCAACTTGCTTTTGCTGGGTGCCGTCCTCAAGCCTTTTGAGTGCCGGCTGGAGGTGACAACGGAGCCAgccgagaggccggtggttgACGAGGAGGGTGGTCTTGCCAACTGCAGCCCACCCATCAAAGAGCAGCCCATGGTCTTCCACCACATCTACAACATCAACATCCCCCTGGACAGCTGCTGCTCGTCCATGTTCAAGTCTTCAGCCGAGGAGGTGAGTTCAGAAGACGACCGGCTGGCTGAGTACGCGGAACAGACCTCTGACAGCGAGAGCCAGGTCACCTTCACCCACAGGATAAACTTGCCTAAGCACGCCTGCAAGTGCTCCACCTCCCTCCCGtccctgcaggagctgctgagcaggattgagatgctggagagggAGGTCTCCATGCTCCGGGACCAATGCAACTCCAATTGCTGCCAAGAAAATGCAGCCACAG GGCAGCTGGATTACACCCCACAGTGCAGCGGCCACGGGAACTTCAGCCTGGAGTCCTGCAGCTGCATCTGCAtggagggctgggcaggcagCAACTGCTCCGAGCcacgctgcccccggggctgctccagcCGTGGCGTCTGCCTGGAGGGCCAGTGCATCTGCGACAACGACTATGGGGGCGAGGACTGCTCCCAGCTCCGCTGCCCCGCTGGCTGCGGCTCCCACGGGCTCTGCGTGGACGGGGAATGCATCTGCGAGGAGGGTTTCGCCGGAGAGGACTGCTCCCAGCTGCGGTGTCCCCGCGACTGCTCGGGGAAGGGACAGTGTGTCAACGGCACGTGCGTCTGCCAGGAGGGCTACGCCGGGGAGGACTGTGGGTGGCTGCACTGCCCCAACGCCTGCAGCGGCCGCGGGCTCTGCCAGGATGGGCTCTGTGTCTGCGAGGACGGCTACGAAGGGCAGGACTGCTCGGCAG TGGCTCCTCCTGAAAACCTGCGAGTGACAGGGATCAGCGAGAGCTCCATTGAGCTGACGTGGGACAGCCCCGGAGCAGCCACCGAATACGTCGTCTCATATCAGCCAGCGGGACCAGGGGGCACCCAGCTCCAGCAGCGGGTGCCCGGGGACTGGAGCAGCATCACCATCACAGAGCTGGAGCCAGGAGTTGCCTACAACATCAGCATCTACGCGGTCATCAGCAATGTCTTGAGCATCCCTGTTACCTCCAAGGTGATGACCA ACCTTGCCACGCCGCAGGGGCTGAAGTTCAAGACCATCACGGAGACGACAGCGGAGGTGCAGTGGGAgcctttctccttcccctttgaCGGCTGGGAGATCAGCTTCATCCCCAAG AATAATGAGGGTGGCATGATCGCCCAGCTCCCCAGCACCGTCACCACCTTCAACCAGACAGGGCTGAAGCCGGGGGAAGAGTACACCGTCACCGTGGTGGCCCTGAAGGAACAAGCCAGGAGCCCTCCCACCTCTGACAGCGTCTCAACCC TCATTGATGGCCCGACGCAGATCCTGGTGCGGGACGTCTCCGACACAGTGGCCTTCGTGGAGTGGACGCCGCCACGCGCCAGGGTGGACGCCATCCTGCTGAAGTACGGGCTGGCggacggggagggggggaggacCACGTTCCGCCTGCAGCCCCCCCTCAGCCAGTACTCCCTGCAGGCCCTGCGCCCCGGCGCCCGCTACCACCTCGCCGTCAGCGCCATCCGGGGTGCCAACGAGAGCCGGCCGGCCCTCGCCCAGTTCACCACAG AGATCGATGCCCCCAAGAACCTGCGGGTGGGCTCACGGACGCCTGCCAGCCTCGAGCTGGCCTGGGACAACAGCGAGGCCGAGGCGCACAGCTACAGGGTGGTCTACAGCACCCTGGCCGGGGAGCACTACCACGAAGTCCTGGTGCCACGGGACACCGGTCCCACCACCCGGGCCACCCTCGCAG aTCTGGTGCCGGGGACAGAGTATGGCATTGGGATTTCAGCCGTGATGGACAGCCAGCAGAGCGTGCCGGCAACCATGAACGCCAGGACTG AGCTTGACAGCCCCCGGGACCTCCTGGTGACAGCCTCCACAGAGACGTCCATCTCACTGACCTGGACCAAAGCCGCAGGTCCCATTGACCACTACCGCATTACCTTCACCCCCTCCTCGGGGATGGCCTCTGAAGTGACGGTGCCCCGGGACAAGTCACAGTTCACCCTCTCGGAGCTGGAGCCCGGGACAGAATACACCATTTCCATCATTGCCGAGAGGGGACGCCAGCAGAGCCTGGAGGCCACTGTGGATGCCTTCACAG GGGTCCGGCCCATCACGCAGCTCCACTTCTCCCAGCTGACATCCTCCAGCGTGAACGTCACATGGAGTGACCCATCCCCACCGGCAGACCGCCTCGTCCTCACCTACAGCCCCCGGCATCAGGAGGAGGAACAGCAGCTCACGCTCGACGGTACCCGCAGGCACGCCAGCCTGACAGGCCTGCAGCCGTCCACTGAGTACCTGGTGTCACTGGTGGCCATGCACGGTGCCATCAGCTCCGAACCCATTGTGGGCTCCATCACAACAG GGATCGACGCGCCGAAGGACCTCAGGGTGGGCAACGTCACCCAGGAGTCCATGATGGTCTACTGGAGCCCTCCCATCGCTACCTTTGACCACTATAGAATATCCTACCGTGCTGCTGAAG GGAAGACAGACAGCACCGCCATCCCCAGCGATGCCACCGAGTACATCCTCCACCACCTGCAGCCTGCCACCAAGTACGAGATCGAAGTGAAAAGTGTGCGGGGCCGGGAGGAGAGTGAGATGGCCTCCATCACTGTGTACACAG CTATGGATGCCCCACTGGGGGTCACGGCCACCAACATCACCCCCACTGAGGCGCTGCTGCAGTGGAACCCACCGCTGTCAGATGTGGAGAGCtacatcctcatcctcacccgcCACGCAG TTGCAGGAGAAACAATTCTTGTGGATGGAGTCAACCAGGAGTATCAGTTGACCAACCTCATGCCCAGTACCACCTACACAGTCTCTATGTACGCCACCAATGGGCCTCTCACCAGCCAGACCATCAGCACCAACTTTACAACTC TTTTGGATCCTCCAGCAAACCTGACGGCCAGTGAAGTGACTCGACGGAGCGCCCTACTCTCCTGGGTGCCTCCTGTGGGAGAGATCGAGAACTACATCATGACCTACAGATCCACTGATGGCAGCCGCAAG GAGCTGATTGTGGATGCTGAGGATACGTGGATCCGCCTGGAAGGGCTTTCCGAGACCACAGAGTACACCGTACGCCTGCAAGCTGCCCAAAACGCCTTGCGGAGCGGTTTCATCTCCACCACCTTCACCACAG gtGGCCGTGTCTTTGCTAACCCTCAGGACTGTGCCCAGCACCTGATGAATGGAGACACACTGAGCGGTGTCTACACCATCTCCATCAACGGGGACCTTGGCCAACGGGTGCAGGTGTACTGTGACATGACTACCGATGGGGGCGGCTGGATT GTCTTCCAGAGGCGGCAGAACGGGCTGACTGATTTCTTCCGGAAATGGGCAGATTATCGGATTGGCTTTGGAAACTTGGAGGACGAATTTTGGCTGG GCTTGGACAATATTCACAAGATCACATCCCAAGGGCGCTACGAGTTGCGAATAGACATGAGGGACGGTCAGGAAGCAGCATATGCCTACTACGACAAGTTCTCCATCGGTGACGCCCGGAGCTTGTACAAGCTGCGAATCGGGGACTACAACGGCACTTCAG GGGACTCCCTCACCTATCACCAGGGCCGCCCCTTCTCAACCAAGGACAGGGACAACGATGTCGCTGTGACCAACTGCGCCATGTCCTACAAAGGGGCCTGGTGGTACAAGAACTGCCACCGCACCAACCTCAATGGCAAGTACGGAGAGTCCCGGCACAGTCAG GGAATTAACTGGTACCATTGGAAAGGCCACGAGTTCTCCATCCCATTTGTGGAAATGAAGATGCGACCCTACAACCACCGTAACATCTCTGGGAGGAAGCGACGGTCCCTACAGCTCTGA